From the Diospyros lotus cultivar Yz01 chromosome 13, ASM1463336v1, whole genome shotgun sequence genome, one window contains:
- the LOC127787971 gene encoding monodehydroascorbate reductase, whose protein sequence is MAEKSFKYVILGGGVAAGYAAREFAKQGVKPGELAIISQEAVAPYERPALSKAYLFPESPARLPGFHVCVGSGGERQLVEWYAEKGIALILSTQIVKADLASRALISAAGETFKYQILIIATGSSVIKLTDFGVKGADAKNIFYLREIDDADKLVEAIKSKKNGKAVLVGGGYIGLELSAAMRLNNFDVTMVYPEPWCMPRLFTAGIAAFYEGFYANKGIKIVKGTVAVGFTADANGEVKEVKLKDGRVLEADIVVVGVGGRPLSVLFKGQLEEEKGGIKTDGFFKTSVPDVYAVGDVATFPLKLYNEMRRVEHVDHARKSAEQAVRAIFASEHGEPIDEYDYLPYFYSRAFSLSWQFYGDNVGEAVLFGDNNPASENAKFGSYWIQDGKVVGAFLEGGTPEENKAIAKVAKVQPPAGSLDQLAKEGLTFAAKI, encoded by the exons ATGGCGGAGAAGAGCTTCAAGTACGTGATTCTCGGTGGTGGAGTCGCCGCT GGTTATGCGGCTAGGGAATTTGCCAAGCAAGGAGTTAAGCCAGGGGAGCTTGCTATTATCTCTCAAGAGGCG GTTGCTCCTTATGAACGCCCTGCACTTAGCAAGGCATACCTGTTTCCTGAGT CACCTGCAAGACTTCCAGGATTTCACGTCTGTGTTGGCAGTGGTGGGGAGAGGCAGCTTGTTGAGTGGTATGCAGAGAAAG GAATTGCATTGATCCTCAGCACACAAATAGTGAAGGCAGATCTTGCCTCTAGAGCTCTCATCAGTGCAGCTGGAGAAACTTTCAAATATCAGATATTGATCATTGCAACTGGTTCCTCT GTTATAAAGTTGACAGACTTTGGTGTGAAAGGTGCTGACGCCAAAAACATCTTCTACTTGAGGGAAATTGATGATGCTGATAAGCTTGTTGAAGCGATTAAATCCAAGAAAAATGGAAAGGCTGTACTTGTTGGAGGAGGATACATAGGTCTTGAGCTGAGTGCAGCAATGAGATTAAACAACTTTGACGTCACCATGGTGTACCCGGAACCCTGGTGCA TGCCTCGGCTTTTCACGGCTGGTATAGCTGCTTTCTATGAAGGTTTTTATGCAAacaaaggaattaaaattgttaaGGGAACTGTAGCTGTTGGGTTCACTGCTGATGCCAATGGAGAG GTAAAAGAAGTAAAACTGAAGGATGGTAGGGTGCTAGAAGCCGACATTGTTGTTGTTGGCGTTGGAGGTAGACCACTTTCGGTGTTGTTCAAAGGACAGCTTGAAGAGGAGAAAGGCGGAATTAAG ACTGATGGTTTCTTCAAGACAAGTGTTCCTGATGTGTATGCAGTGGGGGATGTTGCTACTTTCCCGTTGAAACTGTACAATGAGATGAGAAGAGTTGAACATGTTGACCATGCCCGCAAATCTGCTGAGCAAGCTGTGAGG GCTATCTTTGCAAGTGAACACGGGGAACCAATTGACGAGTATGACTATCTTCCGTACTTCTATTCCCGCGCCTTCAGTCTGTCATGGCAGTTCTACGGCGACAATGTGGGTGAGGCAGTGCTATTTGGAGATAACAACCCAGCATCAGAAAATGCCAAGTTCGGTTCATACTGGATCCAAGATGGGAAGGTAGTGGGTGCTTTTCTCGAGGGCGGGACCCCTGAAGAAAACAAGGCTATTGCCAAAGTTGCAAAGGTCCAACCCCCGGCCGGGAGCTTGGACCAATTGGCAAAGGAGGGTCTCACCTTTGCAGCCAAGATTTAA